Below is a genomic region from Eupeodes corollae chromosome 1, idEupCoro1.1, whole genome shotgun sequence.
AGAATCCTGCTTTGGATGTGAAGATTTTGGAGCAGATAGGACAAATATACGATATGGAATTTGTGTGGGTTCTGTGGAAAGAAATTAAGCAAAAATATAGCTGGAGAAGTACGGACTAAGTACTTGAAGTGCTGCACAATTTCTCAAAAGTACTTGGAGCCTATTGGACTTTTACACCCTTTTACCATGTATTTTTAAGTACCACTAATAAGGAGCTTAAAAAGTAGCACTTAATACTTGAAAGCAGTGGAGTCCCGAAACATTCAAGTACTTTAAATGTCTGGTTTAGTTAATGGTTTCTTACTTTGTATGAATATCCAAGGCACGCAATGATGCAAACCGCTTATGACACTCGTCCACAGCACATTCATAGGCTCTTGCCGGTTGGGCTTCCGATGAGATATGTGTGTTCAGATGAATCTTAAGGCCACTTTTGGTAGAGAAACTTTTAACACAAACATTACACTGGAATGGTTTTTCTTTGGTATGAGTTCGATGATGTCTGGAAGGattctctcaaataaaaacaagcacTTAGAAGCACAAGGCTTAAACTCACCTTAATAGATCGTATTGACGCTTAAAGGGCTTATCACAATAGACACACGCAATTGTACGTTCTCCCTTGTAGATGATTTCCTTGACTCTCCTAAATGTCTTCTCCTTGTTTGGATTTATTGTATCAATAATGGTCACCGTATTTACTGTTGGACCAGGTGAGGGCGGCTTCATTAAGGACAGTTCCAATGTTGATGGTTTATTGTCCACAATTCCCATTGATTCTTGGAAACTTTTCAATTGTTCCATAACTTTCGCAACATTCACattatcatcgtcatcatcggtCCCATCATTTGCATCCTGCCCACTTGAGTTCTCTTTGTCGGAATGCATCATGGCTCGATGACGATTGACACTGCTTAATTTGGTAAACACACAAGGACAAAATTCGCAGGCAAACTTATTCTCATTGTCGGCGTTTGTTGGATGAGTTCGTTGAATGTGGACAATCAGGTTGCTCTTTTGAGAGAAGCTAGACCAAAGAACCAGGCGAAAGTAATTAAGGATCGCGGAGGCACCCGAAGGTGGTGTATTCTTACCTATAGCTGCACATAGGACACTTGAAATCCCTTACTCCCTGATGCAATAGCATATGTCTCGCGAGAGAGCTCTTTTGGGTAAATCCCTGATCGCACTGCTCACACTGAAATGGCTTTGCTCCAGTGTGGCAGACTTCGTGGCGTTTCAACAAACAGGGCTTAGTAAATTTCTTCTCACAATATTGACAACGATATTTGCCATTGACTAGCTTGGATGCTTTTCGACATTTTCTGCTACTTGCCTGTGAATGTAGAGAGATACCTCAATTAAATGTGGGATCATATTTCACCCAAAATAAACTCCTTCTTACAACTTTCTGAAGAATCTGCTCGATGGTTCCATCGGTTCCTGGTTTGTGGGCTTTGGACATATGTTGTTCGTAGTAACCCTTCAGATCGAATTCCTTGTCACAACGATTGCATTTGAATCTGTCGCTAGTTTGGTGAGTCTTAAGATGACCTTTGAAACTTGATATAcgtttaaaaaccattttacaCTCGGGACACTGTTTGTTCGTGCTACAAGTGGGGACATGAGATGCCAAGTGTAGGATAAGATTCGATTCAAAGTTATACGAGGAGGGGCACTTCCTGCAGCGAAATTCTTTAGTTGCGATGTGCTGTACTCGTCGATGAAGACGAAGAGCTTGAGTTGAGAAAAAAGTCTCTTcgcatagatcacacgaaagcTGTTTAACCGCTGCCACTGTAGTCGCTTGTGATTGCTCTTTCTGAGTTGAATCACTAGCAAGAAACTTAGAATCTAAAGACGATAATGGAACTACTCCTTTTGGACGTGGAGGTGCTTGAGTTGACCCAGCTGACGTTGGTTCGACAGGTGAAAACAAAGGTTCCAATGGTTGAACCATCAATGAGCAACTTGTTTCCTCGGGAATCGGACTTAAGCCAACAATTGGCGGTGAAATATCACTTATCTCCGGCACAGTAAAACAatccatttcaaaattatagaaATCATGATTTTTAAGGAACTTCTCCTCGTTGAATTGATAAAGAAGTCCATTGGGTGTGGATAACTCCACTGGCAGTGGAGTAAACAAATCAGTGTTGTTTTGCATTTTCGGCAAAACGACGTattcgaatttatttttaaatgtcagaaaTGGAACTTTGTTAAGTTTAAGGTATATTTTCAACTgtgcaatttatttataagtttattttgttacaaaattgcaattattaaaaatatacaaacatttgtatgcattttataacttttatatttCTCTGTTGCTGTCAACTGTCAATAATCAACTTTTGTTTGACAGAGGTGTCATAAGTGTGTTCAGCTCCTGAGTAAAATGGACGAGttcagtaaaaaaaagtaagaagtaaattattcgttttctttttttgattcgaTTATTGGGGGTTttatctcatttttattttgaagtcggCAAAACATTTCTTAGTTTATAAGAATTTACAAACGCGTTTTTTTTATCTCATAGATATAATCAGATTTTTCGAAAGTTATTCATAAACTTGAGAAAATGTCAGAATATTTAAGGGAGGTGCTGCTATATGAATAGtaagtacaaaacaaaaattgatcaaGATTTAATTTAGATGACCTGTATTTTTTGTCAGCCGTTTAAGGAACAGAATTGCTTTTCATAAGAATAATTAAAAGATActagtttgaaataaaaaatgaaatccttATTTGACATTCAATTCCACAGTTTTGATTTAGTCTAAGTTGTAAATTCAAGTACCTACCAAAAAATAGAgtcttcatttttaaacttgaacATATAAGAGCATTAACTTCTTTGGTTTAagcataagaaaaaataaacccaACTGATgaagaaaacagtttttaaagtaGCTAAActtcaataatttgtattatgttGTAATTAATGACAGCTTTGAGTAGAAGTTTTTATACAAAGATGATGAGATCTtgtttcaatgaaaatatttaaaattaagtctaTAATCGATTAATTTTGTCTTTCCAATCTTATAGTCGATTGCTTTTCTTGAGTTAAATCAAGTTTAAGATTTAAGAAACagacacaatttttcaaaattgtcatTGGCTCCCCAAGAGCAGAGAGTAAGGATTTCCAACCTTGTTAATACAGTATTTACAATATTTGaagcaaaaacactctatatcctcaactccccttctatgcatacggggtcgtagatcacacgaagaactgaTCGAAATGATCTAAGGGCTTTCAACAGCTCTTGTCATAGTCCAACCTTCTGTACCGTACAGTAGGACTCAGATGATAAGGGTCGTGTCTAGACACTTAAGTTGCTCCAAAGAGGGCTTAAGTATTCAAGTattttcttagcccaaagacaCAGTGGTCAgcaatcgatttaaaaaaaaatgtgcctctagtgttgactgtactattctttcaaggacgatgttaagaAAACCTTATGAAAACGCATCACCTTGTATAAAGCCTTATTTCACATCTAATTTTTCtgctaagttgtttccaacttttatggaaCAGCGTGAATTCACCATGGTCATCCTCCGCAAGTTTGGcattgatgccaaaactagacatggctctataaagtttgtccctgtagatgctgtcataaggggccttgaaatcgatgaaatgaTGGTGGGTCCCGATTTTaagttcttgatttttttttctgccgtaatgtgaataactgattgactgtggacttttctttacaaatataatttttttttaaatgtatggtGTGGACAATTATGTAATTTTGTGTAGTTCTGAGAACGAATTCTTTGAAATTCGACAAACCTAAAATTTCAGGAAGTCACCGATATCAGATCATTTAAAGGCGTTTTAGAAGCGTTGACTTGGTGCGGGCAGGGAGAAAAATAGGAAACACTCGTCACAAATCCTGTTGGTTTCACAATATCACGTAACGGTTCTATCGCTTTTGCAAcaactttcaaacatttttgcttAAAGCCTCCTCCTCAGCCTATCGCtagaatatcttttttattaaataaaaatgactcgttatagccttttcacactaaacccaaaaccgggttttcggcaaaatattttcaaaaaaccgaaaatcgttcaatttttgttcttctcaaattatttgtgaaaataaaattaattctaaccaattcaaattgattttaacgtaacactagctcgtctagaaaaagagtttcaactgaagttctgggaacgggtggaatgggctcacgacataaaccaacaagaactacaagctcgctgGACTGCAGCTATTCTCTTTGTTTACTTTAAccggtccgaacaattcactaaggattAGCTAagtgtctagaaaatatatcatagaatcaacaacaaacaaaactgttacaataaaaatgaattgtatttaaaacattttctttttctttcacaacaaattcaatccaaactaccaagcttatgactattgcttctgctgGCCAAATGtcccttcagaatcgccatatatatttttggtttcttcctttgaggactagCCTTGCTTTTCCAAaggactgaggatcttcttgatgttggcatcgctgtccatcaaggggcgatatcccactgttgttgttttatttactggaagaacgattcccacattgtctttaccagagattttctttcatacttattctcctacACAAATTAACTTATCGTCTTTCTCATATCTCCACAACTCTTGTAATTGAACaaagttaccggaaagtctttctccaggtagtaagcgaaagtgtcgaacatatttgtggctaCGAGatcgaagacgcatcccttggaaacgttattacgaactatgagcaagtcttttTCGTCTTTGGGGTcttcacgccagtag
It encodes:
- the LOC129938351 gene encoding zinc finger protein 729-like, encoding MQNNTDLFTPLPVELSTPNGLLYQFNEEKFLKNHDFYNFEMDCFTVPEISDISPPIVGLSPIPEETSCSLMVQPLEPLFSPVEPTSAGSTQAPPRPKGVVPLSSLDSKFLASDSTQKEQSQATTVAAVKQLSCDLCEETFFSTQALRLHRRVQHIATKEFRCRKCPSSYNFESNLILHLASHVPTCSTNKQCPECKMVFKRISSFKGHLKTHQTSDRFKCNRCDKEFDLKGYYEQHMSKAHKPGTDGTIEQILQKVASSRKCRKASKLVNGKYRCQYCEKKFTKPCLLKRHEVCHTGAKPFQCEQCDQGFTQKSSLARHMLLHQGVRDFKCPMCSYSFSQKSNLIVHIQRTHPTNADNENKFACEFCPCVFTKLSSVNRHRAMMHSDKENSSGQDANDGTDDDDDNVNVAKVMEQLKSFQESMGIVDNKPSTLELSLMKPPSPGPTVNTVTIIDTINPNKEKTFRRVKEIIYKGERTIACVYCDKPFKRQYDLLRHHRTHTKEKPFQCNVCVKSFSTKSGLKIHLNTHISSEAQPARAYECAVDECHKRFASLRALDIHTKTHTNSISYICPICSKIFTSKAGFSSHKHHTKDQEFDSIRELLKSPVQIETNSAEEAFKAEEYLKRSHQCFVCGLKMQKLSHLRQHEATHRGEKQYQCEICFRSYTTQSSLNLHLKIHTAEKTHKCQVCNAKFFTQSLLMRHMISHSDQRNYACPYCDERFKTNDNCKNHILTHARSLLASPDPTPPPPDEYIVLDSDEDPQEPAAAPANTITQKLIAVVESPQKNLSPKFLQLELVKNCKNHKHKNLTIETLTTPKKQSTSTSSMAKKSLTGIKQSGRHKCSECGKIFFKASDLERHLRTHTKEKPYQCSVCSRQFALMSTLVHHMKTHDSERETYGCQVCGKKYTSQKVLKVHLRIHTGERPFQCGVCKQTFRTSGHKIAHTKAHHKKRKQN